The nucleotide sequence TACCAGAATCTGCCTTACCTAGGCTGAGTGGACATGAATCTAATAATGACGGCCTTTTGCTGATAGTCGGTTGTAAGTAAGATGCTGTCCACACAGCTCAGCCTGCCGGTAACCTCAACAAGCCCGCTGCTACCGGATTCACCGGTAGCAGCGGGCTTGTTGAGGTTACCGGCAGGCTACTGACATTGTTTAATTGCTGTGCTACAGCATCATTCCGCCCGTGGCTTCCAAGCGCTGGCCATTGAGCCACCGTGCGGCATCCGTGCAGAGGAAGGCGACAATGCCACCGATGTCGTCAGGCTCGGCTACGCGGCCCAGGGCCGTAATCTGGGCCACGTAGGCGCGAATTTCAGGCGTATCCGTCATGGCACCGCCGCCGAATACTGCCCCAGGTGCTACCACATTGGCGGCAATGCCTCGGCTGCCCAACTCCAGGGCCAGGTAGCGGGTGAATACTTCCACCGCTCCTTTCATACTAGCGTAGGCCGAGCTTCCTGCGAAAGCAACCCGCGAGGTACCGGAGGAAATATTAATGATCCGGCCGCCGTCGCGGAGTAGTGGCAACGCCTTCTGGGTGAGGAAGTACACGCCCTTAAAATGAATGTTGAGCATTTCGTCGAACTGCGCCTCGGTGGTTTCAGCAATGGGGGCGCTTAGGCTGGTGCCGGCGTTATTGACAAGAAAATCGAACCGGTCGGTACCGAAAGTATCGGCTAGGGCCGCGGTGACCTGTGCGAAGAACGTATTGAACGTGCTGATGTTGGCGGCATCTAGGGGCAGAGCCACGGCCCGGCGCCCCAGGGCTTCGATTTCGGCTACTACGGCGGCGGCTTCCACCTGCTGGCTGCGGTAGGTCAGGATAACGTCGATGCCTTGTTGGGCTAGTTTAAGGGCCATGTCTTTGCCTAGGCCCCGGCTGCCGCCGGTTACGAGGGCTATTTTGGAGGTGCTCATACGAAGTGCGTTTGTGGTGTTAAGTGAACACGACAAAGGTCTCCCGAGTAGCTTTCCGCAATGTTGTACTCGTCAATCCGCTTTTTGTAGAAATCAAATCGGTACGGCTTCCAGCGTCCGGAAGGCGCCAGGGCTCACGGTGGCATAGCGGCGGAAAAAGTGCGAGAAGTGCGCCACATCCACAAAGCCTAGGCTGTCGGCAATTTCCCAGAGGGTCCAGTCCGTTTGGCGTAGCAACACCTTGGCTTCTTGTGCCAGCCGCCCCCCAATGAGGTCGGTGGTGGTGCGGCCGGTGCTTTCTTTGAGCACTTTGTTGAGGTGGTTGACGTGTACGGCCAGGTGGTCGGCAAAGTCTTTGGCGGTGCGCAGCGGCACGCGTTGCTGGGGCGTGGTGAGCGGGAACTGCCGTTCCAGCAGCTCCACAAAACGCGACGAAAGCCGGGCCGCCGCTGAGTGGGCGGGGTGCAGCGTGGTGGCGGGTTGCCGCTTCTGGCCCAAGTGCAGCAATTCTAGCACGTAGGCCCGCAGGAGGTCGTACTTATGGGCGTAGTCGGAAGCTAGTTCCTCGTGCATCCTGGCGAAAATACTGGTTGCCCGTGCGGCTTCAGCTGGCGTCAGCTGGAAAACGGGGTAGCCATTGGCTTGAAACAGGGGCAGCTCGTCGGGGGCAAGGCCACCGAGAACCGGGAGCAAGAACTCCGCCGTGAAGAGGCAAAAATACCCCTGTTGTGCTTCAGCGGGCCGCCACTGAAACGATATCTTGGGCGTCGAAAATACCAAGGCGTCGGGCTCAATAGCAATGGTTTGATCGGCGTATTCAGCGTGGCTGCGGCTGCGCAACAAGCTGATTTTGTAGAAGGAACGGCAAGGATAAGATGTGGCCGGCTGTAGCTGGGTGGAGTTCCAGAGGTCAGCTAAATCAAACACATTGAAGTGCCCGACTTCGCGCTGAATATCCTGGGGTAGCAGCGTGCTCAGGTCGTGGCCAGTGCAGGGTGCCAACTCTTGGTACAGGGTGCTCAGGGTGGTAGTTGTCATGGCAGCGTTGCTTGTAGAATTCAAAGCATGAGCAACCTAACAGGGCGCCAAAAGTTTGGGAGGCTTGCGGTAGAGCTTCCTACTGTAGCAACTGGTACCAGTTGGTTTAACCTGCCAGACTACAGACAACGCTCTACGCATGCAGTCCTAGTGCCGCGCTGTTCCTTCTGACGCAGGAGGAATCTGAGTGAAGTAAAGTCTTGCACCGAAAGCTGCTGGGGGAGGCCCGTTGGCTGTTATGCTGCTCTTGCCGAAGCATTTCTGCCGCTGCCTAGCTTCTGACATAAAGACAAACCGGTGGTACTGCTTCTGCATGTCCAGCAGGCGGGTCTCTATTTATTAAAAACTGTAGTGCCTACACCTGCTGCTGCGGCACAAGTTGAAAACCGTACAGTCGGTTCTTTATTTTCGAACACACTGTCCGTTTTTGGACAGGATTTGCAGTTGATACAAAGTAATTTTTTGATATAAATAACTGAAACAAAGAACTTTATAAACATGGCACGGCACTTGGCTATACTACTAGGAACCCAGTGCCGGACTGCTTGAAACTGGACACCTTCCCTCGCCACTCTCCTTATCCTGACTGCATACACTCATGGAAAACATCCTCGCTCAAACCACTTCCCGGACACAAGCAACCACTGCGGCACGTTCGGCTACCAGCCAGCCCGTTATTCAATTGCGTGACATCGAGAAGGTGTACCAAACCAAAACCATTGAAACAGTGGCCTTGAACCGGGTGAACCTGACCATCAACAAGGGCGAGTTTGTATCGATTATGGGGCCTTCGGGCTGCGGGAAGTCCACGCTGCTCAGCATCATGGGGCTCCTGGATGAGCCGACGGGCGGCACAATTGAGCTAGATGGCCGGCCGGTGCAGTCGTACTCCGACAAGGAATTGGCTTCATTGCGCAACCACAAAATCGGGTTCGTTTTCCAGAGCTACCACCTCATCAACGACCTCTCGGTGCTCGACAATGTGGAATTACCGCTGCTCTACCGGCCCGGTGTAGGTGGCAAAGAGCGGCGCGAGCGGGCCTACGCTGCCTTGGAAAAAGTGGGATTGGGTGCCCGCACCAACCACTTTCCCAGCCAGCTTTCCGGCGGGCAGCGCCAGCGCGTAGCTATTGCCCGCGCCCTGGCCGGCCGCCCCGAAATTATTCTGGCCGACGAGCCCACCGGCAACCTCGACTCGGTGATGGGCGAGGAAATTATGGACTTGCTGCTGGGCCTCAACCGGCAAGAGGGAACCACCATCGTGATGGTCACACACGACGAGCAGCAGGCCCTGAAAACGCAGCGCCTCATCCGCTTCTTCGACGGCAGCCAAGTGCAGTAAACCCGGTTCCAGTAGCTAGTGCCCCATATCTATTTGATATCCTTCCGAAGATGAAAACCCTCTCCCTTCCGCTTACCGATGCTGCTTTAGTTGCCGCTTGCCGCCAAGGCAACGCTGCCGCTCAAGAGCAACTCTATAGCCGCTTTGCCCCCAAGATGCTGGCCTTGTGCCTCCGCTACATGCGCCACGAGTTCGACGCCGAAGATGCCCTGGCACGCGGCTTCGTGAAAGTGTTTCGCTGCTTGCATCAGTTCGAGGGTAAGGGGAGCCTGGAAGGGTGGGTGCGCCGCATCATGGTGCATGAGTCCCTGAGTATTCTGCGCCGTCGGGAGTCGCTCACGCTCAGCATCGAGGACTGCTACACGGGCCACCTGGCCGCCGACCTGCCTGCCGCCGACGTGGAGCTGCAAGCCGCCGACCTACTGCGCCTAGTGCAGGAACTGCCGGCCGGCTACCGCGCCGTGTTCAATCTGTGCGCGCTGGAAGGCTATTCGCACCCCGAAGTGGCCGGACTGCTGGGCATCTCGGAAGGGACCAGCAAGTCGCAGCTCAGCAAGGCCCGCGCCGTATTGCAGCGCCAGGTTGCAGCCCTGCATTCTTCTTATTCTTCGTCTTCCTACGCCCACGCTCATGTTGCTTAGCTACCTCAAAATCGCCTGGAAGGTCTTGCTGCGCCGCAAGTTCTTCACCTTCATTAGTTTGTTCGGCATCAGCTTCACCCTGATGATTCTGCTGGTGGTATATGCCATGTACGACCATACCGTGGGGCCGCATACCCCCGAGAAAAAGGTGGACCGCCTGCTCTTTATCACCAAGATGGGATTGTGGGCGGAGACTTCGCAAAGCAATTCCAATGTTAGCTACTCGTTTTTGGAGCGGTACGTGCGACCAATGCGCACGCCACAGCTGATTTCAGTGAGTAGCAACGAAGGCTCAGTGGTGGCTTACCCGGGCAACCAAAAGCTTAAGTTAGACCAACGCTATACCGACGGTCAGTTCTGGCAAGTGCTGGATTTCGATTTTGTAGAGGGACGGCCGTATACAATCCGGGAGGTGAAAGAAGCCGCCCACGTGGTGGTCATCAATGAAAACACCGCGCGTCGTTATTTCGGCGCTAGCCGTGGGGTGGTAGGCCGCCGCCTCGAAGCCGACCAGATAGTCTACCAGGTAGTGGGCGTAGTGCGCGATGTGCCAGCCACGCGCTACATCTCGTACGCCGACGTTTGGATGCCTATTACCACCAGCACGGAGGACATACACGACCCTAGCTACCTGGGAAACTGCCATGCCATTTTGCTTGCGCCTACCCCGGCCGCCGTACCGACGGTGGAAGCCGAGTTCAACCGGATAGTGGCGCAGGTGCCGGTTCCTAAAACAGGAGACGGCAAACATTCCTACCAAGAGGTGCGTGTGCATGCCGGGTCTCTGCTCTCGACGTTGGTGCGAGAGGAGTTTGATGAAGATGGCCCCGATGACGGCGTGGCCAAGCTAGCGCGCACATCTGCTGGGTTGGCGTTACTCTTCATGCTGCTACCAGCACTAAGCCTCATAAACGTGAACGTGAGCCGCATCATGGAGCGCAGCTCGGAAATAGGAGTGCGTAAAGCATTTGGAGCTACCCCCCAGATGCTGGTGAAACAGTTCCTGGTAGAGAACATCTTCCTAACCCTACTGGGTGGCATACTCGGGTTGAGTTTAGCGGCGGGGGCACTGTACCTGCTCAATGATAGCAGCCTGATTGCCTACACCACATTCCGCCTGAACTGGCGCATCTTTTTGGCGGCCTTTCTTACCATCGGCTTCTTCGGATTGCTATCCGGAGTGTACCCTGCCTACAAAATGTCAAAACTACGTGCCGTACAGGCGCTTAAAGGAGGAACCAACGTATGATCCGGCACTTATTTACTTTGATTTGGAACCGCAAGCGGGCCAACTTTCTACTCGTTATCGAAATATCTCTGGCTTTTGTAGTGCTGTTTGCGGTAGGAAGCGTGCTGGTATTCAACCAGCAGAACTACCGCGCTCCACTAGGCTTCAGCTACGAGCAAGTGTGGGCGATGAATCTTGATCCAGGGGCCGCCATGCAGTCCGAAGCTGAACGAGCCCGCACCCAGCAACAGATTATGCAGCGCCTGCGCACGCTGCCTGGCGTACGGTTTGTGTCGCACGGAAGCTCTAATCTTCCATTTTTCGACACCCATAACAGCAGTGATTTGAGCAGATCGAAAAAGGGCGACGGAGTGAACCACAATATCTACCAGGTGGATGACGAGCGGCGCGCCGTACTGGATCTGCAACTAAAGGCCGGGCGCTGGTTCGATAAGCGCGATGATGCAACCGAATTTCCTGTGATACTAACGGAGGATTCGCAACAGGAGTTATTCGGCAACGAATCGGCGGTGGGGCAGCGCCTGCACAGTGGCGACCGAGAGCTTAAGGTAGTGGGCGTGGTGGCCAATTTCCGCTCCGACGGCGACCTGAGCGCTCCTAAGCCCGGCGTGTTCACTCGTATCAGTCCCCAAGACACCTCCTTCAACCACCTCTCAACGCTACTCGTGCGCGTGCAGCCGGGAGCGGGAGCGGCTCTGGAAAAGCAGATGACCAAGGAAGCGTTAGCCATTGGCAAAGGCTGGAGTATTGGTGTCACGTCGCTGACAGAGCAGCGCGCCATCCAACTCAAGCAAGCCCTAACCCCAATTGCGGCGCTGGTTATTGTATGTGTATTCTTGGTCGTGAATGTGGCGTTGGGCTTGTTTGGCGTGCTGTGGTACAATATCAGCAAGCGACGCGCCGAAATCGGACTCCGGCGGGCGTTGGGTGCTGGCCGCCAAGCCATCAGCGGACAGTTTCTGGGCGAGGTAATGGTTATTTCCACGCTTGGCTTAGCCTTGGGCCTGGCCGTGGCAGCGCAATTTCCACTGCTTGGGGTGCTGGGGCTAGGGTTGGCGGTGTATGGCCCAGCCATGTTGCTGGCCGTGCTGCTGATTTACATCTTGACGGCTGTATGCGCGCTGTATCCAAGCAGGCTGGCTGCTGGGGTCCATCCGGCTGTGGCTCTGCGGGAAGAATAAGTAGGAATCAATGTGTCTCTGCTACCGGAATGCTCCCCTTGCCCCTATGCCGCTTGATGCGCAGAACAAGAGAGGGGTAAGGCAGTGAGATTCCCCACGCGCCTAAATAGCCAGTGCGCTTACCTTCGTCCTTTCTATTCCTTATGATTCTGATTATTGACGATGACGCGGCGGTACGGATGTCGCTGGGGCTGCTGCTGAAACAGGCCGGCTACCCCACTAAAAGCGTCGCCACCCCCGAAGATGCTTTGCGCATTGTGCAGGAAACGCCGCCGCGCCTGCTGCTCATGGACATGAACTACTCGCTGGATACCTCCGGGCAGGACGGCTTGCGGCTGTTGGGCCAGGTGAAGGAGGTGGCCCCACAGGTACCCGTGATTCTGATTACCGGCTGGGGCTCTATCACGCTGGCGGTGGAAGGCATGAAGGCCGGCGCCGCCGAGTTCGTCACCAAACCCTGGAACAACGACGCGCTACTCCAAACGATTCGCACCATTCTCAGCTTGCAGGAGTCGGAGCCGGAAGTTGAAGCCGGTACGCTTACCCGCCGTCAGCTCGACAAGCAGTACAACTTTCAGGGCATTGTAGGGCAAGATGTACGCCTGCTGCACGTGCTGCGCAACGTGGGCCAGGTAGCCGCCACCGATGCCTCCGTGCTGATTGAGGGCGAATCGGGGACTGGTAAGGAACTGATTGCCGAGGCTGTGCACCACAACAGCCACCGCCGCCGCCAGCCCTTCGTGAAAGTGAACCTGGGTGGCGTGTCCACGTCGTTGTTTGAAAGCGAGATGTTTGGTCACCGGCGCGGCGCCTTCACCGACGCCAAAACCGACCGGATCGGCCGCTTCGAACTAGCCAACGGCGGCACCATCTTTCTGGACGAGATAGGCGAACTAGACCTGAGCAGCCAAGTGAAACTGCTCCGCGTGTTGCAAGACCGCACCTACGAAGTGCTCGGTGACAGCAAGCCCCGCCGCCTCGACATTCGGGTGATATGCGCCACCAACCGCAACTTGGCCGAGATGGTGCAGCAGGGCCGCTTCCGCGAAGATTTGTTTTACCGCATCAACCTAATTACCGTACGCCTACCGGCCCTGCGCGAGCGGCCGCAAGATATTCCGCTGCTGGTGCAGCACTTCGTGGACGGGCTGCGTGCTACCTACAACCGGCCGGCCCTGAAAGTGGGCACTCGTGCTCAGCACTGGCTGCAGGAACAGCTGCTGCCGGGCAACATCCGGGAGCTAAAAAACCTAGTGGAGCGGGCCGTGCTGGTAAGTGGCAAAGACGAACTGGGGCCCGAGGATTTTCAGTCTCAAACGCAGCGCGTACCCGTCCGTGCCCCCGAGCCCGGCGAGTTGCCCGAGCCCGGCACCATGACGCTTGACGAACTGGAAGCACAAATGATTCGGCGCACATTAGAGCATTACGGCGGCAACATCAGCCGCGTGGCGAAGGCCTTGGGGTTGAGCCGTGGCGCCCTCTATCGCCGCCTGGAAAAATACGCCATTCCGTTTGATGCGGAGTAGGAGAGAGGCGCGAGTTAAAATACTAGCTAAGGAGGGGTTGGGGGCAGTAAAGTTGTTGGAACGATAACTAGTTCTGGTTTTCTAACTCTAGCCAACCACCCCCAACCCCTGCTTGAAAAAAGGAGGGGAGCTTTCTTCTTTCTGGCCTTAGCTTAGCTCTCCGTCAGCTACCCCGCCCACATGTCCCTACGCGTCAAGTTTGTTTTGTTTGTTGTCATTATCCATGCTGTGCTGATTGTGTTGGCGGTGCAGGTGGTACGCACCAACGCCCCGTTGTTTGTGGGGCTGGAGGTGCTGTTGCTGGTGAGCATCGTCCTCACGGTGCAGCTGTATAAGGGGTTCGTGCGGCCGTTTCACCTCATTGCGGCGGGCACGGAAGCTATTCAGGCCAAAGACTTCTCGATGAAGTTTGTACCCGTCGGCCAGCGGGAAATGGATCAGCTGATTGACGTGTACAACCAGATGATTGACGAGCTGCGCCGGGAGCGGGTAACGCAACACGAAAAAAGCTTCCTGCTCGAAAGTCTCATCCAAGCCTCGCCGGCCGGGGTATTGCTCCTGACCTTCGATGGCTACATTGAAGGGGTGAACCCTGCGGCGGAGCGCATGCTCGGCTTGCCGGCTTCCGGTCTGCTCGGTCTGCCGCCCGCCCAGTTGCCCGGCGACTGGGGCATCGCACTCGGAAGTATTTCCGAGCAAGAACCGCAGGTGGTACGGCTATCCGGCATCCAAACGTACCGGGCGCATTGCTCGCACTTCGTGGATCGGGGGTTTACGCGGCACTTTATTGTGCTGGAAGAACTGACCCAGGATTTGATTCGGCAGGAAAAACAGGCCTACGAGAAGCTGATTCGGATGATGTCGCACGAAATCAACAACTCTATCGGTGCCATTAACTCCATCCTGCAAACCTTCCACTACTACGCTCCCCAACTCAGCCCCGACGACCAGCCTGATTTCACCGAGGCGCTGGACGTATCCATCAACCGCAATACGCACCTAGCCAATTTCATTGCCAACTTCGCGAACCTCGTGCGCCTGCCGCTACCCGTTCGGCACTTAACGGATGTGCATGAGCTACTGCGAAACGCCGAGCGGCTTTTGCACGTGCAGTGCGAGCGGCGGCACATCCGCTGGCATCAGGAGCTGGCACTAGGCCCGCTGCTTGTCTCATTGGATGCGCAGCAACTAGAACAAGCTTTGCTCAATATCTGCAAGAATGCCCTCGAAGCCATTGACGATGCTGGAAACGTGTGGGTACGCACCGAGCAAAGCCCCCCGCAGCTCGTTATCGAAAACGACGGCCCCGGCATTCCACCCGACGTGCAGCGCCACCTGTTTACGCCCTTCTTCAGTACCAAGCGCGACGGCCAGGGCATCGGCCTCACCCTTATCCGCGACATTCTCTTGCAGCATGATTTCACCTTCAGCCTTGAAACGCAAGCAAGTGGCAGAACTGCCTTTACCATCAATTTTTAAAGCGTATCAAGCCTAATTACAACTAAAAGACCCTTGCTCACTTTAAAGAGCAAGGGCCTTTTAGCTGGGTTATCGTTTCACCGGCGGTTTCCTGACGGGCGGTTTGCCAGCTGGAGTTGTGCCCTCGGATACCATTTGTCCGTTGCGGAACGTCTTCTTTTCCTGCACTTTGGTGCCATCTGCCTCAAAGTAGCTCCATACGCCGGTTTCCTTGCCGTTGCGGAAGGTGCCGCTAACCGCCAGGGTGCCATCCTCGCGGAGCTGCCGGAAAGCCCCGGTTTTCAGCCCTTTTACGTACAGGGTTTCCACTTTCACCTTTCCCGACTCATAGAACTCCTGGCCCTGGCCGTTGGGTTTGCCGTTTTCGTATACCACTTTGCTTTGCAGGGTTCCGATAGGGTAGTAGCTAAGCTTTTCGCCAGTCAACCGGCCATTTGCGTACGTTTCCTGGGTGGCTACCTGCTTTCCACCCGGATGGAACGTGCGCCACACGCCCGCAGGCAGGTTGTTTTTGTATTGCTGCTCGGCACTCGGGAACCCATCCTCGAAGTACGTGGTGATTTTACGGTCGCGGGCTTGGTTGGCGTATTCTATCTTCTGCTGCACCTTGCCCGACTCGTAGAAATCCTGCTGGGTGCCAATCAGGGTTCCTTGGCGGTAGGTTTGGGTGCTTTTAAGCGCCCCGCTTTCGTAGTACGACTTGGCGGGACCATCGAGGTTGGAGCTACCCCCGGTTAGATTGCGGGCTTGCTTGGTGAGGTCGTCGCCGAGGGGGTTTTTTACGGCCCGGCCCGCAAAGTTGCCCGCTACCGATGTGCCTTCGGTGCGGAGCTTGCCGGAGCGGTAATAGCTGCGGTAGGTGCCTTTGCCGTTTTTGTCGGTTAGTACCTCGGTTTCCACCTGGCCGTTGTCGTAATAGGTTTTGAAGGGGCCCGCCAACAAGCCCTTCGCGAAGGTGGCTTCGCTTTGCAACTGGCCGGTTTCGTAGTAGGTTTTCACGGGGCCATTAGCTTGCCCATTTTGATAGGTGATTTCCACCTTGGTCTTGCCCGATGGGTACACTTCCCGAACCGGGCCACTCGGTTGCCCGTTGGCAAGAGTGGTTTCCATCTTCACTCGCCCATCGGGATACAAGTAGCGCAGCTGGCCGGTGGGCTGGTCGTTTTCGTAGGTGCCTTCCTGGGCTAATTTCCCGGTTTCGTAGTAGGTTTTGAAAGGGCCTTGGCGCACCCCGTCACTGTATGTTACTTCCAAGCGCCGGCCGCCGTTCGGATGAAATTCCACGTACGCTGAATCGCGCTTGCCGCCGGTGTAGCGAGTTTGAGCTTCCAGCTTGCCGGAGCGGTAAAACCGCTTGTATGGGCCTTCCATCACCGTGTCGCTGGCCACGATAGCCGAGTAGATTTCGCGCTTGCGGGTGTTGGTTGAGTCGAAATAGGTGGTGAAGCGCCGCAGCTTTTGAGCGTGTGCGGCGGTAGTGGAGAGGAGGAACAGAAAAAGCGTAATTCGTTTCATGATGGCAAGAACGTACGAAAACTCGGCAAAGTGCATAAGCCAGTGCCACAGCTGATTTCGTGCCATAAGTATTCGGCTGGCATTATGCAAGCGGCCTAGACGCAGGCCATTGGCCACGCGCCACCTAGTGTTCAGCTGCAACCTACGGCGCGGCCAAGACGGACTTGCACCCGTATACCACCCGAAACCAGCGTGCCCGCACGGCAACGTACAAGCGACTACCTCCTTGCTAACAGTAGCAGGCCAGCCCTAACGCCTCTCGTAGGAGAAGCATCACGACTGGCCTGCACTTGCACTGGTTGTTTCCTAAGTCACGCGTTGCACTACGCGGCGCGTGGTTGCTTTCGGAGGTATTCGCTACGCGAACATCGGCTCCGCGTCCTTGGTTGGGAGTACGGTTTTGCCCATCAGGAACTTGTCGACTTGCCGGGCAGCTTCCCGGCCTTCCGAAATGGCCCACACCACCAACGACTGTCCGCGCCGCATATCTCCGGCGGCAAAAACCCGCGCCACGCTGGTCTGGTACGTTTTTTCAGTGGCCTGCACGTTGCCGCGGCCATCAAGCGCCACTCCAAACTGCTGCAGCATGCCGTTGGCTTGCGGATGCAGGAACCCCATAGCCAGGAAAATACGCTGGCAAGGTACTTCCCGCTCCGAACCCTCGATTTCCTGGAACTTCATAGGCCGGCCCAAGACATCCGTTTCCCAGGTCACATCAGAAATGCGCAAGGCCCGCAAGTTGCCGTTTTCGTCGCTCAAAAACTCTTTGGTATTAACGCCCCAGTACCGCTGGCATCCTTCTTCGTGCGAGGAAGTGGTTTTCAGTACCATCGGATAGTTCGGCCACGGCATGTGAGCAGTGCGCTCTTTGGGAGGTTGCGCCAGCAGCTCGAACTGCGTAACGGAAGCCGCGCCCTGGCGGTTGGAGGTACCTACGCAGTCGGAACCGGTGTCGCCGCCGCCAATCACAATAACATCCTGGCCGGTTACCACAATGGGCTCCTGCTCTACGGGCAACGAACTCACTCGTTTGTTTTGCTGCTTCAGGAAATCCATGGCAAAGTGAATGCCGGGCAGCTCGCGGCCAGGCAGCGGCAAGTCGCGCGGGATAGTGGAGCCACCCGTTAGCACCACCGCATCAAACCCATTAAGCAGGGCGTCGGCGGGCATGTCTTTGCCTATCTCGGTGTTGCAGCGGAACTGGATGCCTTCTTCCTCCAGCAAGCTGATGCGCCGCTCTACCACCCACTTCTCTAGCTTGAAATCGGGGATGCCGTAGCGCAGCAAGCCACCGGGCTTGTCGTCGCGCTCAAACACCGTTACGCTGTGACCGGCCTTGTTGAGCTGCGCCGCTGCCGCCAAACCTGCCGGCCCGGAGCCTACCACCGCCACCGATTTACCTGACTTCAATAGCGGTGCCGAAGGCCGGACGAGTCCTTTTTGAAAAGCAGTTTCAATGATGTGCTTCTCAATCTCCTCGATGGCCACTGGTGGCCGGTTGATGCCCAACACGCAAGCTGATTCGCAGGGTGCCGGACAAATGCGGCCAGTGAATTCCGGGAAGTTGTTGGTGGAAATCAGAACGCGGTAGGCTTCCTCCCAATCTTGCCGATATACCGCGTCGTTGAACTCCGGAATGATGTTGCCCAGCGGACAGCCCGAATGACAAAAGGGTACCCCACAGTCCATACATCGGGCGGCCTGGTGGTTGAGCTGCTCGGGCGGATACAGCCCGACAAACTCTTTATAGTTTGTAATACGATCCTGCGGGGCCAC is from Hymenobacter tibetensis and encodes:
- a CDS encoding toxin-antitoxin system YwqK family antitoxin, giving the protein MKRITLFLFLLSTTAAHAQKLRRFTTYFDSTNTRKREIYSAIVASDTVMEGPYKRFYRSGKLEAQTRYTGGKRDSAYVEFHPNGGRRLEVTYSDGVRQGPFKTYYETGKLAQEGTYENDQPTGQLRYLYPDGRVKMETTLANGQPSGPVREVYPSGKTKVEITYQNGQANGPVKTYYETGQLQSEATFAKGLLAGPFKTYYDNGQVETEVLTDKNGKGTYRSYYRSGKLRTEGTSVAGNFAGRAVKNPLGDDLTKQARNLTGGSSNLDGPAKSYYESGALKSTQTYRQGTLIGTQQDFYESGKVQQKIEYANQARDRKITTYFEDGFPSAEQQYKNNLPAGVWRTFHPGGKQVATQETYANGRLTGEKLSYYPIGTLQSKVVYENGKPNGQGQEFYESGKVKVETLYVKGLKTGAFRQLREDGTLAVSGTFRNGKETGVWSYFEADGTKVQEKKTFRNGQMVSEGTTPAGKPPVRKPPVKR
- a CDS encoding glutamate synthase subunit beta encodes the protein MGHVTGFKQFDRELPAKVAPQDRITNYKEFVGLYPPEQLNHQAARCMDCGVPFCHSGCPLGNIIPEFNDAVYRQDWEEAYRVLISTNNFPEFTGRICPAPCESACVLGINRPPVAIEEIEKHIIETAFQKGLVRPSAPLLKSGKSVAVVGSGPAGLAAAAQLNKAGHSVTVFERDDKPGGLLRYGIPDFKLEKWVVERRISLLEEEGIQFRCNTEIGKDMPADALLNGFDAVVLTGGSTIPRDLPLPGRELPGIHFAMDFLKQQNKRVSSLPVEQEPIVVTGQDVIVIGGGDTGSDCVGTSNRQGAASVTQFELLAQPPKERTAHMPWPNYPMVLKTTSSHEEGCQRYWGVNTKEFLSDENGNLRALRISDVTWETDVLGRPMKFQEIEGSEREVPCQRIFLAMGFLHPQANGMLQQFGVALDGRGNVQATEKTYQTSVARVFAAGDMRRGQSLVVWAISEGREAARQVDKFLMGKTVLPTKDAEPMFA